From one Catellatospora sp. IY07-71 genomic stretch:
- a CDS encoding DMT family transporter: MPFRPRPALGIVMVALASLLFAVNGTVSKLILRAGVGAPDLTTLRAVGACAGLLVLGAVLRPGLRRFTVTARQLPLLIAYGLTGFLLVPMLYFVAIARLPVGVALLFEYTAPLFVALWARFGQRHRVRPRLWAGLLLCLAGLACVAEVWGALSLDGLGVAAALGAAVLLAAYFVLGAQGVADRDTVSLTGWAFGVSALAGLLFRLLGGAAPDWSALAGQTAGGTPLWLLVAYLLVLGTIVPYLLIAGSLRHLPATSVGILGMIEPVLAAGVAWLTLGELLNPAQLAGGALLLTGVALAETARVPVAAVTEPVPLGRDPLGQNEAHAVAPERERSPARA; the protein is encoded by the coding sequence GTGCCGTTCCGTCCCCGGCCCGCTCTGGGCATCGTCATGGTCGCGCTGGCCAGCCTGCTGTTCGCCGTCAACGGCACCGTCTCCAAGCTGATCCTGCGCGCCGGGGTCGGCGCGCCCGACCTCACCACGCTGCGCGCCGTGGGCGCCTGCGCGGGCCTGCTCGTGCTCGGCGCGGTGCTGCGTCCCGGGCTGCGCCGCTTCACCGTCACCGCACGGCAGCTGCCGCTGCTGATCGCGTACGGCCTGACCGGTTTCCTGCTCGTGCCGATGCTCTACTTCGTGGCCATCGCCCGGCTGCCGGTGGGCGTCGCGCTGCTGTTCGAGTACACCGCGCCGCTGTTCGTGGCGCTGTGGGCGCGCTTCGGCCAGCGCCACCGGGTGCGCCCCCGGCTGTGGGCGGGCCTGCTGCTGTGCCTGGCCGGGCTGGCCTGCGTCGCCGAGGTGTGGGGCGCGCTCAGCCTCGACGGCCTCGGCGTGGCGGCCGCGCTCGGCGCCGCCGTGCTGCTCGCCGCGTACTTCGTGCTCGGCGCGCAGGGCGTGGCCGACCGGGACACCGTCTCCCTGACCGGCTGGGCGTTCGGCGTGTCGGCCCTGGCCGGGCTGCTGTTCCGGCTGCTCGGCGGCGCCGCGCCGGACTGGTCCGCGCTGGCCGGGCAGACCGCCGGCGGCACGCCGCTCTGGCTGCTCGTCGCCTACCTGCTGGTGCTCGGCACCATCGTGCCGTACCTGCTGATCGCCGGCTCGCTGCGGCACCTGCCCGCCACCAGCGTGGGCATCCTCGGCATGATCGAGCCGGTGCTCGCCGCCGGGGTCGCCTGGCTCACCCTCGGCGAGCTGCTCAACCCGGCCCAGCTGGCCGGCGGTGCGCTGCTGCTCACCGGCGTCGCGCTCGCCGAGACGGCCCGGGTGCCCGTGGCGGCGGTGACCGAGCCGGTGCCGCTGGGGCGCGATCCGCTGGGGCAGAATGAGGCCCATGCTGTCGCACCCGAACGTGAGCGCAGTCCAGCACGCGCTTGA
- a CDS encoding CDP-alcohol phosphatidyltransferase family protein has product MTAPTTPTPTPTARMSWDGYVAGWSGSHDGYDPRHAGPLLRKWLRAAFRVGGVLARFGARPAYAMTVAVACALLVPLCAVRGGSWPALAALFLLLGLAADTIGQTLSVLLGRTSRLGSFYRSLLDRLTEACWLVALAGVGAQRTLLLACAAMVWLHEYIRARAGAVGLRAAGSATIGDRPTRAWLTLLALLLAAAATAQVGADLAAGIVTMVLVLWFSLAVLGLGRLLTVVRKVLT; this is encoded by the coding sequence ATGACGGCGCCGACGACCCCGACACCTACCCCGACGGCGAGGATGAGCTGGGACGGATACGTCGCCGGCTGGTCCGGCTCGCACGACGGCTACGACCCGCGCCATGCCGGGCCGCTGCTGCGCAAGTGGCTGCGGGCCGCGTTCCGGGTCGGCGGGGTGCTGGCCCGGTTCGGCGCGCGGCCCGCGTACGCGATGACGGTGGCGGTGGCCTGCGCGCTGCTGGTGCCGCTGTGCGCGGTGCGCGGTGGCTCGTGGCCCGCGCTGGCGGCGCTGTTCCTGCTGCTCGGCCTGGCTGCGGACACGATCGGGCAGACGCTGTCGGTGCTGCTGGGCCGGACCAGCCGCCTCGGCTCGTTCTACCGCAGCCTGCTCGACCGGCTGACCGAGGCGTGCTGGCTGGTCGCGCTGGCCGGGGTCGGCGCCCAGCGGACCCTCCTGCTGGCCTGCGCGGCGATGGTGTGGCTGCACGAGTACATCCGGGCGCGGGCCGGGGCGGTGGGCCTGCGGGCGGCGGGTTCGGCGACGATCGGCGACCGGCCCACCCGGGCCTGGCTGACCCTGCTCGCCCTGCTGCTCGCCGCCGCCGCGACCGCCCAGGTCGGCGCCGATCTCGCCGCCGGCATCGTCACCATGGTCCTGGTCCTCTGGTTCTCCCTCGCCGTCCTCGGCCTCGGCCGGCTCCTCACCGTGGTCCGCAAGGTCCTCACCTGA
- a CDS encoding N-acetyltransferase: MRLVPWTPDDLARRMDDVLSVFGEAMSYQPPALAVRRGYISTHLQRPHFRAIASVSTAGHLLGFAYGYHSEPGQWWHDQVSAVLDGPARQRWLADCFEVVELHVRPSAQGHGLGEAQLRALLAMTPAATTLLSTPEADEQASRAWRLYRRTGFEDVSRHLLFPGDPRPFAVLGRDLPLPFPQP, translated from the coding sequence ATGAGGCTGGTCCCCTGGACGCCGGACGATCTCGCCCGGCGCATGGACGACGTGCTGTCCGTGTTCGGCGAGGCGATGTCGTACCAGCCTCCGGCGCTGGCCGTGCGGCGCGGTTACATCAGCACCCACCTGCAGCGGCCGCACTTCCGCGCGATCGCCAGCGTGAGCACCGCGGGCCACCTGCTCGGCTTCGCGTACGGCTACCACTCCGAACCCGGCCAGTGGTGGCACGACCAGGTGAGCGCGGTGCTGGACGGGCCCGCGCGGCAACGCTGGCTGGCCGACTGCTTCGAGGTCGTGGAGCTGCACGTACGCCCCTCCGCCCAGGGGCACGGCCTGGGTGAGGCGCAGCTGCGGGCGCTGCTGGCGATGACCCCGGCGGCGACCACGCTGCTGTCCACCCCCGAGGCCGACGAGCAGGCCTCCCGCGCCTGGCGCCTCTACCGCCGCACCGGCTTCGAGGACGTCTCCCGCCACCTCCTCTTCCCCGGCGACCCCCGCCCCTTCGCCGTCCTCGGCCGAGACCTCCCCCTCCCCTTCCCCCAGCCTTGA
- a CDS encoding YbaK/EbsC family protein, translating into MLSHPNVSAVQHALDAADAHDHTGAGCRVIVLADGVHTAAAAAAALGVEPAQIANSLIFEVDGEPLLVLTSGGHRVDTAKVAADLGVAKLRRATPEFVREHTGQVIGGVAPLGHPKPVRTLIDVALAAYDQIWAAGGVPQAVFPITYPELLRVTSATPAEVA; encoded by the coding sequence ATGCTGTCGCACCCGAACGTGAGCGCAGTCCAGCACGCGCTTGACGCCGCCGACGCCCACGACCACACCGGCGCGGGCTGCCGCGTGATCGTTCTGGCGGACGGCGTGCACACCGCCGCCGCGGCCGCGGCGGCGCTCGGGGTCGAGCCGGCCCAGATCGCGAACTCGCTGATCTTCGAGGTCGACGGCGAACCGCTGCTCGTGCTGACCTCCGGCGGCCACCGGGTGGACACCGCCAAGGTCGCCGCCGATCTCGGCGTGGCGAAGCTGCGCCGGGCCACGCCGGAGTTCGTCCGGGAGCACACCGGCCAGGTCATCGGCGGGGTCGCCCCGCTCGGCCACCCCAAGCCGGTGCGCACCCTGATCGACGTGGCGCTGGCCGCGTACGACCAGATCTGGGCCGCGGGCGGGGTGCCCCAGGCCGTCTTCCCGATCACCTATCCGGAGCTGCTGCGGGTCACGTCGGCGACGCCGGCGGAGGTCGCATGA